In Oryzias melastigma strain HK-1 linkage group LG18, ASM292280v2, whole genome shotgun sequence, one DNA window encodes the following:
- the LOC118600141 gene encoding kelch-like protein 9 yields the protein MAKHNPGKEKRSLQQYQQQELLTDPAGVKAGVGDLLHPCSFKGQRMAVAHPCPQKKWHEWRREVGESSQQWMERVNDSEEEDSSGEEEDLEEEGDEWKSEKEQAITDEEDDMDEDSGEEEMYVQKWKEDLKNEIRRKLQLVVEKQDNCRQRWKEDLKNEVRRKLNFQETAESEKEDNCVQRWKEDLKNEIRRKLQLQEKVESEEEDEGMGSREEEDEDAREELLQKEEDNQDANQQECEQNGSYYSEESEEEGFQDNNLWQNPQDVSHKEEEELSVKSFKSEDHEGGSEKEDESKNLCGNENFEDLLVENRYEAEEQGEEVADEEELIAGSLEDFDGDQEEEEVNESGEEEEEEEEEEEEEKTYSKEDHPTNMFLTLTEFRDASILTDLSLHTVDGRSLRVHSIVLAAVSSLIWRQLSRRNDEIDCRGDEVNDEDYDWSLVLGPEVDHVGLQAVVDFAYTGHTDLLNKQNLEQIKTAALALGAGRLLDLCVKEEQLSKKPAESETDGSLSAAQQLVMNLELIELLWEEGIGCDVTLEARGGSLQVHRVMLAANSDYFRGMFTLDMKESRQPCVKLPYLLENELELIIGSSYTGVLSLSWSCVFEITSTSLQLQYQPALILCLTFLKQEICPDTCLDVVSFAQAYQITDLLEIAEDYVLRQFQRVACTSKFKDLPARQLLGYLNSLSLCVPSELVVFKAVVTWILAQPMKRLRLAKELMKTVQFPLMTFKEFKEVRYQNMWSDHNLTELYEAIFEDFCSNNTPVQNQCRIYLPKESVVLIGGDQISPDMASRSISSQLWFGNSLRNHTGVKKAMEWRHLGEMPETPRYGHEVAVLHGLLYIFGGKKYYGTGDTLNSVYRYDPLQNVWQCIQEMQEKRCSFSVVVLDEKIYAIGGHCEPYHMDSVECYCPTTNSWSFSRPLDLPLSGHVARVCQDQIIVTGGGNSESLCLASTFVYRPQTGSTPLANLIQPRARHCMEVLWERLYVAGGISSHDNTNATDLLTCEVYSPAANSWTAFHSLPVPHVGAGSAVLEGKFYVLGGYSQEDFSDTSIIHRYDPHIHKWEIMGKMPGPNNDLRASVLCLPQHFRI from the exons ATGGCCAAACACAATCCTGGAAAGGAGAAGAGGAGCCTGCAACAATACCAACAGCAGGAGCTCCTCACTGACCCTGCAGGAGTAAAAGCAGGAGTAGGCGATCTTCTGCATCCTTGCAGCTTCAAAGGTCAGAGAATGGCAGTGGCTCATCCATGTCCGCAGAAAAAGTGGCACGAATGGAGGAGAGAGGTAGGGGAGAGCAGCCAGCAGTGGATGGAAAGGGTCAACGACAGCGAGGAGGAGGATTCTAGTGGTGAAGAGGAGGATCTCGAAGAGGAAGGTGATGAATGGAAGTCTGAAAAAGAGCAAGCAATTACGGACGAAGAGGATGACATGGATGAAGATTCTGGAGAGGAGGAGATGTATGTGCAGAAATGGAAggaagatttgaaaaatgaaattaggAGAAAGCTTCAACTTGTGGTGGAAAAGCAGGACAACTGTAGGCAGAGATGGAAGGAGgacttaaaaaatgaagtcagaagaaaactcaattttcaaGAGACGGCGGAGAGTGAAAAAGAAGACAATTGCGTGCAGAGATGGAAggaggatttgaaaaatgaaatcagGAGGAAGCTTCAACTTCAAGAAAAAGTGGAGAGTGAGGAAGAAGATGAAGGAATGGGTAGcagagaggaagaagatgaagatgCAAGAGAAGAGCTGCTCCAGAAAGAGGAAGATAACCAGGATGCCAATCAGCAGGAATGTGAACAAAATGGATCGTACTATTCAGAGGAATCTGAGGAAGAAGGATTTCAGGACAACAATTTGTGGCAAAATCCACAAGATGTAAGTcacaaagaagaggaagaacttTCCGTTAAATCATTTAAGAGTGAAGATCATGAAGGAGGAAGTGAGAAGGAAGATGAGAGTAAAAATCTATGCGGAAATGAAAACTTTGAAGACTTGTTAGTCGAAAACAGATATGAAGCAGAAGAGCAAGGTGAGGAGGTGGCAGATGAAGAAGAGTTGATCGCTGGATCTCTAGAAGACTTTGATGGGgatcaggaggaagaggaggtaaATGAGagtggagaagaagaagaagaagaagaagaagaagaagaagaagaaaaaacatactCCAAAGAGGATCACCCCACAAATATGTTCCTGACCTTAACGGAGTTCAGAGATGCCTCCATTCTCACAGACCTAAGTTTGCACACTGTAGATGGGAGGAGCCTCCGAGTACACTCTATCGTCCTGGCGGCGGTCAGCTCCCTCATCTGGAGGCAGCTGAGCAGAAGGAACGATGAAATCGACTGTAGAGGTGATGAGGTCAACGATGAAGATTATGACTGGTCGTTGGTTCTGGGTCCAGAGGTGGATCATGTCGGCCTACAGGCAGTTGTGGACTTTGCCTACACCGGACACACAGACCTCTTGAACAAGCAGAACCTGGAGCAGATAAAGACTGCGGCTCTAGCACTTGGTGCAGGTCGGCTGTTGGACCTTTGTGTTAAAGAAGAGCAGCTGTCCAAGAAACCAGCTGAAAGCGAGACAGATGGAAGCCTCTCTGCGGCACAGCAACTGGTGATGAATCTTGAGTTGATTGAACTGCTGTGGGAGGAAGGAATTGGCTGTGACGTGACGCTGGAAGCTCGTGGCGGATCGCTGCAGG TCCACAGAGTCATGTTGGCTGCGAACAGTGACTACTTCCGTGGGATGTTCACCCTGGACATGAAGGAGTCCCGTCAGCCTTGTGTGAAGCTCCCCTACCTATTGGAGAATGAGCTGGAGCTCATCATCGGCAGCTCCTACACCGGAGTTCTTTCCCTCAGCTGGAGTTGTGTCTTTGAGATCACCAGCAcatctctgcagctccagtaccAGCCTGCCCTGATCCTGTGTCTCACCTTTCTGAAACAGGAGATATGCCCCGATACCTGCCTGGATGTGGTATCCTTTGCTCAAGCTTACCAAATCACTGATCTCCTTGAAATTGCTGAAGATTACGTGTTGAGGCAATTTCAAAGGGTAGCATGCACGTCAAAATTCAAGGACCTGCCAGCTAGGCAACTCCTGGGGTACCTAAACAGCCTTTCCCTCTGTGTGCCGTCGGAGCTCGTCGTGTTCAAAGCTGTGGTCACGTGGATCCTCGCACAGCCCATGAAAAGGCTCAGACTGGCAAAGGAGCTCATGAAAACAGTCCAATTCCCCCTGATGACATTCAAGGAGTTCAAAGAGGTCCGCTACCAGAACATGTGGTCCGATCACAACTTGACTGAGCTGTATGAGGCAATCTTTGAAGACTTCTGTTCCAACAACACGCCTGTGCAGAACCAGTGCCGCATCTATCTGCCTAAAGAGAGTGTGGTTCTGATAGGAGGCGACCAGATCTCTCCGGACATGGCGAGCCGCAGCATCAGCAGCCAACTATGGTTTGGAAATTCGCTGAGGAACCACACAGGGGTGAAGAAGGCCATGGAGTGGAGACATCTGGGGGAGATGCCAGAGACACCCAGGTATGGTCACGAGGTGGCTGTGCTTCACGGACTACTGTATATTTTCGGAGGCAAGAAGTACTATGGCACTGGGGACACCTTGAACTCCGTTTACAG GTATGACCCGCTACAGAATGTCTGGCAGTGCATTCAGGAGATGCAGGAAAAAAGGTGCTCATTCTCCGTGGTCGTACTAGACGAAAAGATATACGCCATTGGGGGACATTGTGAGCCGTATCACATGGACAGTGTTGAGTGTTACTGTCCAACCACAAACTCCTGGAG CTTTAGCCGGCCCTTGGATCTGCCTCTGAGCGGTCATGTAGCAAGAGTTTGCCAGGATCAGATCATCGTGACAGGCGGTGGAAACAGCGAGTCCCTGTGCCTCGCCTCCACATTTGTGTACCGCCCACAGACAGGAAGCACCCCTCTGGCTAACCTGATCCAACCTCGCGCTCGCCACTGCATGGAGGTCCTATGGGAACGTCTCTACGTAGCCGGTGGAATCAGCTCGCATGACAACACAAACGCAACAGATCTCCTGACGTGTGAAGTGTACAGTCCTGCCGCTAACTCCTGGACTGCTTTCCACTCTCTGCCGGTGCCGCACGTGGGAGCAGGAAGTGCAGTTTTGGAGGGAAAGTTTTACGTGCTGGGCGGATACAGCCAGGAGGACTTCAGTGACACCAGCATCATCCATCGTTATGACCCCCACATACATAAGTGGGAGATCATGGGCAAAATGCCCGGGCCAAACAACGATCTGAGGGCGTCTGTGCTGTGTTTGCCACAGCATTTTCGAATTTAA